The following proteins are co-located in the Macadamia integrifolia cultivar HAES 741 chromosome 3, SCU_Mint_v3, whole genome shotgun sequence genome:
- the LOC122073241 gene encoding protein ALP1-like: MDQRMIASREHIEQMERDDTDAEIMMCIMLLMKAHDSLYTREPIRDSKLTGPERVSEVLNGHVDRCYEQYKMERHVFLNLEALMRQHGWLEDSRYLRVDEQLAMFISIVGHNDRYRDIVEHFQRSLNTIGEHFKKVLRAFILLGQENIKPPNFSRCPKQILEKPKLYPFFKDCIGAIDGTHVSASVPLSKQIPYRGRKGDTTWNVMCACDLDMKFTFVYAGWEGSANDCRVFNEALNNPKFEFPHPPPGKYYVVDSGYPSTTGFLTPFKGQRYHLNDYRNRRPRTAVELFNNRHSSVRNVIERSFGSLKKRFPILSKMPCFPLNTQTCIVIACCALHNFIREEEIADKNFKEFGENWWNEEPEEIQDYVPPAHISISLAERRRQMDDLRKKIANELAVKAGMAQIT; encoded by the exons ATGGATCAAAGAATGATCGCATCTAGGGAACACATTGAACAAATGGAAAGGGATGACACTGATGCAGAAATCATGATGTGTATAATGTTGTTGATGAAAGCACATGATTCATTATACACTAGAGAGCCCATACGAGATAGTAAATTGACAGGACCAGAGCGAGTGAGTGAGGTTCTAAACGGACATGTAGACAGATGCTATGAACAGTATAAaatggaacgtcatgtcttcctcaaccttgAAGCGTTAATGCGACAACATGGTTGGTTGGAAGATAGTCGATATTTAAGAGTGGATGAGCAGTTGGCAATGTTTATATCTATCGTTGGTCACAATGATAGGTATAGAGACATAGTAGAACACTTTCAACGTTCTCTTAACACTATAGGTGAACACTTTAAGAAAGTGTTACGTGCTTTCATACTACTGGGACAAGAGAATATCAAACCTCCAAACTTCAGTCGTTGCCCTAAACAGATTCTTGAAAAACCAAAGCTCTATCCTTTCTTCAAg GACTGCATTGGCGCGATTGATGGCACTCATGTTAGTGCTTCTGTACCTCTATCCAAACAAATACCGtacagaggaaggaaaggagatacgacctggaatgttatgtgtgcatgtgaccttgacatgaaattcacttttgtgtacgctggttgggagggttcggcaaatgattgtcgagtattcaatgaggcattgaataaccctaaatttgaatttcctcatcctccacctG GTAAATATTATGTGGTTGATTCTGGTTATCCATCTACTACTGGATTCTTGACGCCGTTCAAAGGACAAAGATACCATCTAAATGATTATAGGAATAGACGTCCAAGGACAGCAGTAGAGCTATTTAATAATAGACACTCTTCTGTTAGGAATGTTATAGAGCGCAGTTTTGGCTCTTTGAAGAAGCGCTTCCCAATTCTGAGCAAAATGCCATGTTTTCCATTGAACACCCAAACATGCATCGTCATTGCTTGTTGTGCACTTCACAACTTCATTcgggaggaagaaattgcagacaagaattttaaggagtttggtgaaaattggtggaatgaggagcctgaagaaattcaagattatgTACCACCAGCTCACATTAGTATAAGCttagcagaaagaagaagacagatggatgatcttaggaaaaagattgcaaatgagttagctgttaaagccggaatggctcaaattacatga
- the LOC122073106 gene encoding 40S ribosomal protein S11 isoform X1: protein MAEQTEKAFLKQPKVFLSSKKSGKGKRPGKGGNRYWKSIGLGFKTPREAIEGTYIDKKCPFTGSVSIRGRILAGTCHSAKMVRTIIVRRDYLHYVKKYQRYEKRHSNIPAHISPCFRVKEGDHVIVGQCRPLSKTVRFNVLKVNPAGSSGGVKKAFTGISSLLWLYFRIFVDFDKGRLDLYIALKNDNFSVLAFCFGFSLHFFENLNYIQVSGVAGLGGSGIAKKEKRDVGWIRLQMG, encoded by the exons ATGGCGGAACAG ACGGAGAAGGCTTTTTTGAAGCAGCCGAAGGTGTTTTTGAG CTCGAAGAAGTCCGGGAAAGGTAAAAGGCCTGGCAAAGGCGGAAACCGTTACTGGAAAAGcattggtttggggtttaagacGCCCAGGGAGGCAATCGAAG GGACCTATATTGATAAGAAATGCCCCTTCACTGGCAGTGTCTCCATCAGGGGCCGTATTCTTGCAGGTACCTGCCACAGTGCTAAGATGGTGAGAACAATTATTGTTCGTCGTGATTACCTTCATTATGTTAAGAAGTACCAGCG ATATGAGAAGAGGCACTCTAATATACCTGCCCATATTTCACCATGTTTCCGTGTGAAGGAGGGGGACCACGTGATTGTTGGCCAGTGCAG ACCATTATCCAAGACGGTAAGGTTCAATGTATTGAAGGTTAATCCAGCTGGATCATCTGGTGGGGTGAAGAAGGCATTCACCGGAAT TTCCTCCTTACTTTGGCTATATTTTCGCATTTTCGTGGACTTTGACAAAGGTAGGTTGGATTTGTACATAGCGCTAAAAAATGATAACTTTTCTGTTTTGGCTTTTTGTTTCGGCTTTTCATTACATTTTTTTGAGAATTTAAATTATATACAAGTCAGCGGAGTTGCAGGGTTGGGTGGGAGTGGGATtgcaaaaaaggagaaaagagacgTGGGGTGGATTCGGTTGCAGATGGGATGA
- the LOC122074181 gene encoding L10-interacting MYB domain-containing protein-like has product MSTSKQAVNETTKWSQANVDTLIVLMVEEVKKGNRTTSTFNKAGWNNIANNFKEKTGVNYAIVQLKNKVNKLRQDYSQFKKLLETTGFGWDTASRTCTVDDESIWESHIKDNPTWARFKKHGLPQWPELCMVFGDTYADGEGSGTQTTMLETLGANEARIMIESCDESSSADEVTPLVFDVLNI; this is encoded by the exons atgtCTACTTCAAAACAAGCAGTTAATGAGACTACAAAATGGAGCCAAGCAAATGTAGACACCCTTATTGTTCTGATGGTAGAGGAagttaagaaaggaaataggacTACTTCGACTTTTAATAAAGCTGGTTGGAACAACATTGCCaataacttcaaagaaaaaactGGGGTCAACTATGCCATTGTACAGTTGAAGAACAAAGTGAACAAACTAAGGCAGGATTATAGTCAGTTTAAGAAGCTATTGGAGACAACTGGTTTTGGTTGGGATACTGCTTCAAGAACTTgtactgttgatgatgaatccatCTGGGAATCGCATATTAAG gataaccctacttgggcacgaTTTAAGAAGCACGGACTACCACAATGGCCAGAACTATGTATGGTATTTGGTGATACATATGCAGACGGCGAAGGAAGTGGGACTCAAACAACCATGTTGGAAACTTTGGGGGCCAATGAAGCTAGGATTATGATTGAGTCTTGTGATGAGTCAAGTTCCGCTGATGAAGTTACTCCATTAG TATTTGATGTCCTGAATATTTGA
- the LOC122073106 gene encoding 40S ribosomal protein S11 isoform X2, with protein sequence MAEQTEKAFLKQPKVFLSSKKSGKGKRPGKGGNRYWKSIGLGFKTPREAIEGTYIDKKCPFTGSVSIRGRILAGTCHSAKMVRTIIVRRDYLHYVKKYQRYEKRHSNIPAHISPCFRVKEGDHVIVGQCRPLSKTVRFNVLKVNPAGSSGGVKKAFTGISSLLWLYFRIFVDFDKGLGGSGIAKKEKRDVGWIRLQMG encoded by the exons ATGGCGGAACAG ACGGAGAAGGCTTTTTTGAAGCAGCCGAAGGTGTTTTTGAG CTCGAAGAAGTCCGGGAAAGGTAAAAGGCCTGGCAAAGGCGGAAACCGTTACTGGAAAAGcattggtttggggtttaagacGCCCAGGGAGGCAATCGAAG GGACCTATATTGATAAGAAATGCCCCTTCACTGGCAGTGTCTCCATCAGGGGCCGTATTCTTGCAGGTACCTGCCACAGTGCTAAGATGGTGAGAACAATTATTGTTCGTCGTGATTACCTTCATTATGTTAAGAAGTACCAGCG ATATGAGAAGAGGCACTCTAATATACCTGCCCATATTTCACCATGTTTCCGTGTGAAGGAGGGGGACCACGTGATTGTTGGCCAGTGCAG ACCATTATCCAAGACGGTAAGGTTCAATGTATTGAAGGTTAATCCAGCTGGATCATCTGGTGGGGTGAAGAAGGCATTCACCGGAAT TTCCTCCTTACTTTGGCTATATTTTCGCATTTTCGTGGACTTTGACAAAG GGTTGGGTGGGAGTGGGATtgcaaaaaaggagaaaagagacgTGGGGTGGATTCGGTTGCAGATGGGATGA
- the LOC122073106 gene encoding 40S ribosomal protein S11 isoform X3, producing MAEQTEKAFLKQPKVFLSSKKSGKGKRPGKGGNRYWKSIGLGFKTPREAIEGTYIDKKCPFTGSVSIRGRILAGTCHSAKMVRTIIVRRDYLHYVKKYQRYEKRHSNIPAHISPCFRVKEGDHVIVGQCRPLSKTVRFNVLKVNPAGSSGGVKKAFTGM from the exons ATGGCGGAACAG ACGGAGAAGGCTTTTTTGAAGCAGCCGAAGGTGTTTTTGAG CTCGAAGAAGTCCGGGAAAGGTAAAAGGCCTGGCAAAGGCGGAAACCGTTACTGGAAAAGcattggtttggggtttaagacGCCCAGGGAGGCAATCGAAG GGACCTATATTGATAAGAAATGCCCCTTCACTGGCAGTGTCTCCATCAGGGGCCGTATTCTTGCAGGTACCTGCCACAGTGCTAAGATGGTGAGAACAATTATTGTTCGTCGTGATTACCTTCATTATGTTAAGAAGTACCAGCG ATATGAGAAGAGGCACTCTAATATACCTGCCCATATTTCACCATGTTTCCGTGTGAAGGAGGGGGACCACGTGATTGTTGGCCAGTGCAG ACCATTATCCAAGACGGTAAGGTTCAATGTATTGAAGGTTAATCCAGCTGGATCATCTGGTGGGGTGAAGAAGGCATTCACCGGAATGTAA